One Qiania dongpingensis genomic window carries:
- the trpE gene encoding anthranilate synthase component I, with translation MITPTYEEAKKYRDGYSLVPICREIFADVITPITLLRKLAQLDKHYYLLESVEGGERWGRYSFLGFHPLLHAVCEDGGVTVKSGEIENRIPGEPMEVLRGLLKEYRAPRLEGMPSFTGGFVGYFSYEMLQYAEKKLKFKESEFQDFDLMLFDKVIAYDHLRQKICVVVNAKTEEGEQGYNAAVLEIEKIIHLIQSEIPLPEEPKREPPEFACNINKKDYCAMVEKTKHYIKEGDIFQGVISRRFEAEYEGSLMNAYRVLRTTNPSPYMFFIQSDDVQIAGASPETMVKLIDGELTTFPVAGTRKRGRTPEEDRRLEEELMADEKERAEHNMLVDLARNDIGKISEYGSVKVEDYMCIHRFSKVMHIASVVTGKLKGGMDGCDAIPALLPAGTLSGAPKFRACEIIEELEPAARGIYGGAIGYMDFSGNLDVCIAIRTAVKKGGRVYVQAGAGIVADSVPEREYEECSNKAGAVIEAIRMAGEV, from the coding sequence ATGATCACACCAACATACGAAGAGGCGAAAAAATATCGGGACGGCTATAGCCTGGTGCCGATCTGCAGGGAGATATTTGCAGACGTCATTACGCCGATCACATTGCTGCGAAAGCTCGCACAGCTGGATAAACACTACTATCTTCTGGAAAGCGTAGAGGGAGGAGAACGGTGGGGAAGGTACTCATTTCTTGGATTTCATCCGCTGCTGCACGCAGTCTGCGAGGATGGGGGTGTGACGGTTAAAAGCGGAGAGATAGAAAACCGGATTCCCGGAGAGCCGATGGAGGTGCTGAGAGGACTTCTAAAAGAATACCGGGCGCCCAGGCTGGAGGGGATGCCCTCTTTCACCGGAGGCTTTGTTGGATATTTTTCTTATGAAATGCTTCAGTATGCGGAGAAAAAGCTTAAATTTAAGGAGAGTGAATTCCAGGATTTTGATTTGATGCTTTTTGATAAAGTGATCGCCTATGACCATCTGAGACAGAAAATCTGCGTAGTAGTGAATGCGAAGACGGAAGAAGGAGAACAGGGATACAATGCGGCAGTGCTGGAAATAGAGAAGATCATCCATCTGATACAGAGTGAAATACCTTTGCCGGAGGAGCCGAAGAGGGAACCGCCGGAATTTGCCTGCAACATAAACAAAAAGGATTACTGTGCCATGGTGGAAAAGACAAAGCATTATATTAAGGAAGGAGATATTTTCCAGGGCGTGATATCCAGACGGTTTGAGGCGGAATATGAGGGAAGCCTGATGAATGCCTACCGCGTGCTGCGCACCACCAATCCTTCTCCATATATGTTCTTCATCCAAAGCGATGACGTACAAATAGCAGGGGCTTCTCCGGAAACCATGGTGAAGCTCATAGACGGAGAGCTTACGACCTTTCCGGTGGCAGGAACCAGGAAGCGGGGCAGGACGCCGGAAGAGGACAGGAGACTCGAGGAAGAGCTGATGGCCGATGAGAAGGAGCGGGCAGAACATAATATGCTGGTGGATTTGGCCAGAAATGATATCGGAAAGATTTCAGAATATGGGTCAGTGAAGGTGGAGGATTATATGTGTATCCACCGGTTTTCCAAGGTCATGCATATTGCATCTGTGGTCACGGGAAAGCTGAAAGGCGGCATGGACGGATGCGACGCCATACCGGCTCTTCTGCCGGCCGGCACCTTGTCCGGCGCGCCGAAATTCCGGGCCTGTGAGATCATAGAAGAGTTGGAGCCGGCAGCGAGGGGAATCTATGGCGGAGCCATTGGATATATGGATTTTTCAGGTAATCTGGATGTGTGCATCGCCATTCGGACGGCAGTGAAAAAAGGCGGAAGGGTCTATGTACAGGCTGGGGCCGGAATCGTGGCTGACAGTGTGCCGGAGCGGGAATATGAAGAGTGCTCCAACAAAGCCGGGGCGGTAATAGAGGCCATCCGCATGGCCGGGGAGGTGTGA
- a CDS encoding anthranilate synthase component II — MILLIDNYDSFSYNLVQLIGSVSLEKIRITRNDEASAEEIGAWKPSHIVLSPGPGRPKDAGICEDVVKRFMGEIPILGVCLGHQAICEALGAKITYAKELMHGKQSRIKLDTKSPIFAGLSGTEKAARYHSLAVEKASLPAKLLVTGEAEDGEVMAVEHRDFALYGMQFHPESVLTPNGKKMMENFLNIDQRKLRSQHI, encoded by the coding sequence ATGATATTGCTGATTGATAACTACGACAGCTTTTCTTATAATCTGGTGCAGCTAATAGGCTCCGTCAGCCTGGAAAAGATCCGGATCACCCGGAATGATGAAGCATCGGCGGAGGAGATCGGAGCGTGGAAACCAAGCCATATCGTACTATCTCCGGGGCCGGGCCGCCCGAAAGACGCGGGAATCTGTGAGGACGTGGTGAAGCGCTTCATGGGAGAGATTCCTATTCTCGGAGTTTGTTTAGGACATCAGGCAATCTGTGAAGCGCTGGGGGCGAAAATAACCTACGCAAAGGAACTGATGCACGGAAAACAGAGTAGGATAAAGCTTGACACGAAATCCCCGATTTTTGCGGGACTTTCCGGGACGGAGAAGGCGGCCCGCTATCATTCTTTGGCGGTGGAAAAGGCTTCTCTGCCGGCAAAGCTTCTGGTGACAGGAGAGGCAGAGGACGGGGAAGTGATGGCGGTGGAGCACAGGGATTTTGCTCTGTACGGCATGCAGTTCCATCCGGAATCGGTGCTCACGCCGAACGGAAAAAAGATGATGGAAAATTTCCTGAACATTGACCAGCGAAAGCTTAGATCACAGCATATTTGA
- the trpD gene encoding anthranilate phosphoribosyltransferase codes for MIKEAIYEVVNGNDLSYEVAEQVMDEIMDGEASQIHMGAFLTGLRMKGETIEEITACAAGMRKHCTRLLHNMDVLEIVGTGGDEANTFNISTVSSLVVSAAGIPVAKHGNRSVSSKCGAADVLEALGVNIAISPVKSAAILGKINLCFMFAQTYHTAMRFVAPVRKELGIRTIFNILGPLANPAGANFELLGVYDEKLVEPLAQVLLKLGVKRGIVVHGQDGIDEISLSAPTVCCELRDGAITSYILEPEQVGLKKCRPEDLVGGEPADNAQIAREILDGKKGPKRDAVVLNSAACIYMVKDDVSLLEAVKLAEELIDSGKAREQLEAFIRLSNEN; via the coding sequence ATGATAAAAGAAGCGATTTATGAAGTGGTGAACGGCAATGACCTCAGCTATGAGGTGGCTGAGCAGGTGATGGATGAGATCATGGACGGGGAAGCATCCCAGATCCATATGGGCGCGTTTCTGACGGGGCTGCGGATGAAGGGAGAGACCATCGAGGAGATTACTGCCTGCGCGGCCGGAATGAGAAAACACTGTACCCGATTGCTGCACAATATGGATGTGCTGGAGATCGTGGGAACCGGAGGCGACGAGGCCAATACCTTCAATATTTCCACGGTTTCTTCCCTGGTAGTGTCAGCTGCGGGGATTCCGGTGGCGAAGCATGGCAACCGGAGCGTATCCAGCAAATGCGGGGCGGCGGATGTCCTGGAGGCTCTGGGTGTGAACATTGCCATCAGCCCTGTGAAGAGTGCGGCCATTCTGGGGAAGATCAACTTGTGCTTCATGTTCGCACAGACTTATCACACCGCCATGCGGTTTGTGGCGCCGGTCAGGAAGGAGCTGGGCATCCGCACTATTTTCAACATCCTGGGGCCGCTGGCAAATCCGGCGGGAGCTAATTTTGAGCTTTTGGGAGTTTATGATGAAAAGCTGGTAGAGCCTCTCGCCCAGGTGCTGTTAAAGCTGGGCGTCAAACGGGGGATTGTCGTGCACGGACAGGACGGGATAGACGAAATATCCCTGAGCGCACCGACTGTCTGCTGTGAACTGCGGGACGGGGCCATTACTTCTTATATATTGGAGCCGGAGCAGGTGGGGCTTAAAAAGTGCAGGCCGGAGGACCTGGTGGGCGGAGAGCCGGCGGATAATGCACAGATTGCCAGAGAGATCCTGGATGGAAAAAAAGGACCCAAACGGGACGCCGTGGTTTTAAACTCTGCCGCCTGTATCTATATGGTGAAGGACGATGTGAGTCTTTTGGAAGCTGTGAAGCTGGCAGAAGAACTGATCGACAGCGGAAAGGCCAGGGAGCAGCTGGAAGCGTTCATACGGCTCTCAAATGAGAATTGA
- the trpC gene encoding indole-3-glycerol phosphate synthase TrpC yields the protein MILDKLAESSRIRVMREKERVSLEEMKKRALFLTEDQKSFPFEEALRKQDINFICEVKKASPSKGVIAENFPYVQIAKEYEKAGAACISVLTEPEYFLGKNEYLAAIAETVPLPIIRKDFTVDEYQIYQAKTIGASCVLLICALLDADRLKQYLHICDSLSLSALVEAHDETEIRMALDAGARMIGVNNRDLRTFEVDIHNSERLRSLVPEEILFVAESGIRDASDIQVLRDAKVNGVLIGETFMRSADKAGMLKRLRGEEMTEGSDRGQI from the coding sequence ATGATTTTAGATAAGCTGGCGGAAAGCTCCAGGATACGGGTTATGAGAGAGAAGGAAAGAGTGTCGCTGGAGGAAATGAAAAAGAGGGCGTTATTTCTGACGGAGGACCAGAAATCCTTTCCCTTTGAAGAAGCCCTCAGAAAACAGGACATTAACTTTATCTGTGAGGTGAAAAAGGCGTCTCCTTCAAAAGGGGTCATCGCAGAAAATTTCCCTTATGTGCAGATAGCAAAGGAATACGAGAAGGCGGGAGCCGCCTGTATCTCCGTGCTGACGGAGCCGGAATACTTTCTGGGAAAAAATGAATATCTGGCGGCGATCGCGGAAACCGTCCCGCTTCCGATCATCCGGAAGGACTTTACCGTGGATGAATATCAGATCTATCAGGCAAAGACCATAGGTGCTTCCTGTGTGCTGCTGATCTGTGCGCTCCTGGATGCAGACAGATTGAAGCAATACCTGCATATCTGTGACTCTCTCAGTCTGTCCGCTCTGGTGGAGGCCCATGACGAAACGGAGATCCGGATGGCGCTGGACGCGGGAGCCAGGATGATCGGAGTGAATAACAGAGACCTCCGGACCTTTGAGGTGGATATTCATAACAGCGAGAGGCTTCGGAGCCTGGTGCCGGAAGAAATACTGTTCGTGGCAGAGAGCGGGATCCGGGACGCTTCGGATATCCAGGTACTCCGGGATGCAAAGGTTAATGGAGTGCTGATCGGAGAGACCTTTATGAGAAGTGCGGATAAGGCGGGCATGCTGAAACGGCTGAGAGGCGAAGAAATGACAGAAGGCTCTGACCGCGGACAAATATAA
- a CDS encoding phosphoribosylanthranilate isomerase has product MEKTDGVKVKICGLRRPEDIQMANRFKPDFIGFVFAKSSRQVDRNTAERLKTLLNPEIRAVGVFVDEEPEQVAGLCRDGVIDMVQLHGEEDREYMERLRNMTHVPVIRAVRVKSREQVLSAEQLPCDYLLLDTYTEGTYGGSGKAFDRELIPSLRKPYFLAGGLRTESVAEAVCRYRPYGVDVSSSLESGGYKDIKKVEAFLKAARGGYAAGGGAGRRTGGKEL; this is encoded by the coding sequence ATGGAAAAAACAGACGGTGTAAAAGTGAAAATCTGCGGTTTGAGACGACCGGAGGATATTCAGATGGCCAACCGCTTCAAACCGGATTTTATCGGATTCGTTTTTGCGAAGAGCAGCCGGCAGGTGGACCGGAATACGGCAGAGCGGCTGAAAACTCTTCTGAATCCGGAAATCAGGGCGGTGGGAGTTTTTGTTGATGAAGAGCCGGAGCAGGTGGCCGGCCTGTGCCGGGACGGTGTCATTGACATGGTACAGCTTCATGGAGAAGAGGACCGGGAATATATGGAACGGCTGCGGAATATGACCCATGTGCCGGTCATCCGGGCAGTACGGGTGAAGAGCCGGGAACAGGTACTTTCGGCAGAACAGCTTCCCTGTGACTATCTTCTTTTGGATACCTATACGGAAGGGACATACGGTGGAAGTGGGAAAGCCTTTGACCGGGAGCTGATTCCAAGTCTGAGGAAGCCATATTTCCTGGCAGGAGGACTGAGGACAGAAAGCGTGGCGGAGGCCGTCTGCCGATATCGCCCTTATGGCGTGGATGTCTCCAGCAGTCTGGAGAGCGGCGGATATAAAGATATCAAAAAAGTAGAGGCCTTTTTAAAAGCCGCCCGCGGCGGGTACGCAGCGGGCGGAGGGGCCGGAAGAAGAACAGGAGGAAAGGAACTATGA
- the trpB gene encoding tryptophan synthase subunit beta, whose translation MKEGRYGQYGGQYIPETLMNAVKELDAAYEHYKKDPEFNRELDELLKNYAGRPSLLYYAEKMTKDLGGAKIYLKREDLNHTGSHKINNVLGQVLLAKKMGKTRVIAETGAGQHGVATATAAALMGMECEIFMGKEDTDRQVLNVYRMELLGAKVHPVKSGTMTLKDAVNETMREWTRRVDDTLYVLGSVMGPHPFPMIVRDFQKVIGKEIKEQLMEKEGKLPDAVIACVGGGSNAMGAFYEFIPDEQVKLIGCEAAGLGVDNPKNAATIANGSTGIFHGMKSLFCQDEYGQIAPVYSISAGLDYPGIGPEHAMLHETGRAQYVPVTDEEAVSAFEYLSRTEGIIPAVESAHAVAYARKLAPTMDKEKIIVINISGRGDKDVAAIARYRGVNIYE comes from the coding sequence ATGAAAGAAGGCAGGTACGGACAGTACGGCGGCCAGTATATTCCGGAGACGCTTATGAATGCGGTGAAGGAACTGGACGCCGCTTACGAGCACTATAAAAAGGATCCGGAGTTCAACCGGGAGCTTGACGAGCTCCTTAAAAATTATGCGGGGCGCCCTTCACTGCTCTATTATGCAGAGAAAATGACGAAGGATTTGGGCGGCGCAAAAATTTATTTAAAAAGAGAGGATTTAAATCATACCGGTTCCCATAAGATCAATAATGTGCTGGGGCAGGTGCTTTTGGCCAAGAAAATGGGGAAGACCCGCGTCATTGCCGAAACAGGAGCGGGACAGCACGGCGTGGCGACTGCGACGGCGGCGGCGCTCATGGGAATGGAATGTGAAATCTTCATGGGAAAGGAAGACACGGACCGGCAGGTGCTAAACGTATATCGGATGGAGCTTTTGGGAGCCAAGGTACATCCGGTGAAAAGCGGCACGATGACGCTTAAGGACGCCGTCAATGAGACCATGAGAGAGTGGACCAGAAGAGTGGACGATACGCTCTATGTTCTGGGATCTGTAATGGGACCGCATCCCTTTCCGATGATCGTGAGGGATTTTCAGAAGGTGATCGGAAAAGAGATCAAAGAACAGCTTATGGAAAAGGAAGGGAAGCTTCCGGACGCGGTCATTGCCTGCGTAGGCGGCGGGAGCAACGCCATGGGAGCCTTTTACGAGTTCATTCCCGATGAACAGGTGAAGCTGATCGGGTGTGAGGCGGCCGGCCTTGGAGTGGATAATCCTAAAAATGCCGCGACCATTGCCAATGGGAGCACCGGTATCTTCCATGGGATGAAATCTCTTTTCTGTCAGGATGAATACGGACAGATCGCACCGGTATACTCCATCTCTGCCGGGCTTGACTATCCGGGGATCGGACCGGAGCATGCGATGCTCCATGAGACCGGAAGAGCTCAGTATGTGCCGGTGACCGATGAAGAGGCGGTAAGCGCCTTTGAATATCTTTCCAGGACAGAAGGCATCATTCCGGCTGTGGAAAGCGCTCATGCGGTGGCATATGCGAGAAAGCTGGCTCCGACCATGGATAAAGAGAAGATCATTGTCATCAATATATCCGGACGGGGCGATAAGGATGTGGCGGCTATTGCAAGATACAGGGGGGTGAATATATATGAGTAG
- the trpA gene encoding tryptophan synthase subunit alpha, with translation MSRIAEAFKNGKAFIPFVTGGDPELDVTEQLIYAMAEAGADLIEIGVPFSDPIAEGIVIQDANQRALSAGCTTDGLFDLVKKVRKTTQIPLVFLTYINPIYTYGKERFMRRCQEVGLDGLIVPDLPYEEKEELLPECERFGVDLISLIAPTSHERIAMIAREAKGFLYCVSSMGVTGVRNEIQTDIGSMMKAVKQEAKVPCAVGFGISTPEQAKRMAAVSDGAIVGSAIVKLVAEYGKDSIEPVAAYVKKMKEAVLSAES, from the coding sequence ATGAGTAGGATAGCGGAGGCTTTTAAAAACGGAAAGGCGTTCATTCCATTTGTGACGGGGGGAGATCCTGAGCTGGATGTGACGGAGCAGCTGATTTACGCGATGGCGGAGGCCGGTGCGGACCTCATTGAGATAGGAGTGCCTTTTTCTGATCCTATCGCAGAAGGAATCGTGATCCAGGACGCCAACCAGCGCGCCCTTTCGGCGGGCTGCACGACGGACGGACTGTTCGATCTGGTGAAAAAAGTACGGAAGACCACACAGATTCCCTTGGTGTTCCTCACCTATATCAATCCCATTTATACCTACGGAAAAGAACGGTTCATGAGGAGATGTCAGGAAGTAGGCCTTGACGGTCTGATCGTGCCGGATCTTCCTTATGAAGAAAAAGAGGAGCTTCTGCCGGAGTGTGAACGGTTTGGCGTTGATCTGATCTCTCTGATCGCGCCTACTTCCCATGAAAGGATCGCCATGATAGCCAGGGAGGCGAAGGGATTTTTATATTGTGTCTCTTCCATGGGAGTGACCGGCGTTCGAAACGAGATCCAGACGGACATAGGCTCCATGATGAAGGCTGTGAAACAGGAGGCAAAGGTGCCCTGTGCGGTGGGCTTTGGGATATCCACGCCGGAGCAGGCAAAACGGATGGCGGCTGTTTCCGACGGGGCTATCGTGGGCAGCGCCATTGTAAAGCTGGTGGCAGAGTACGGAAAAGACAGCATTGAGCCGGTGGCCGCATATGTGAAGAAAATGAAAGAAGCCGTATTAAGTGCCGAATCATAA
- a CDS encoding diacylglycerol/lipid kinase family protein: MDKKMLFVFNPLSGKAQIRTKLMDILDVFVKAGYQVEIHVTQRTLDARRVVEERGYGMDLIVGSGGDGTLNEVVSGVMGMDKKPYIGYIPAGTTNDFAASHKIPRNMIQAAESIVMGTACPVDIGKFNESYFTYVAAFGAFTDVPYKTPREFKAVLGHPAYILEAAKSLGGIKAQHITMETETDFYEGDVLVGMVSNANQIAGFKGLNGRNVRLDDGRFEVLLVENPQNILQLPDVVASLLQNGHKSKLVRHFMASHVKFQFEEPVEWVLDGEFGGKRKEVVIDNHCRAIQIMKMTHMPPKKKTQS; the protein is encoded by the coding sequence ATGGATAAGAAGATGCTGTTCGTCTTCAACCCGCTGTCAGGCAAAGCACAGATTCGGACTAAGCTTATGGACATCCTGGATGTTTTTGTGAAGGCCGGGTATCAAGTGGAGATCCATGTGACCCAGAGGACACTGGATGCAAGGCGAGTGGTAGAAGAACGTGGATATGGCATGGATTTGATTGTGGGAAGTGGGGGAGACGGTACTCTGAATGAAGTTGTCTCCGGTGTTATGGGGATGGATAAGAAACCTTATATCGGTTATATTCCCGCCGGCACGACCAACGATTTCGCGGCCAGCCATAAAATACCCAGGAACATGATCCAGGCGGCGGAAAGCATTGTGATGGGCACCGCCTGTCCCGTGGATATCGGAAAATTCAACGAGAGCTATTTCACCTACGTGGCGGCTTTCGGAGCTTTTACGGATGTGCCTTATAAGACTCCCAGAGAGTTTAAGGCGGTTTTAGGCCATCCCGCCTACATTCTGGAAGCGGCAAAGAGCCTGGGAGGTATAAAGGCACAGCACATCACCATGGAGACGGAGACGGATTTCTACGAGGGGGACGTACTCGTCGGGATGGTCAGCAACGCCAATCAGATAGCAGGCTTTAAAGGGCTGAACGGCAGGAATGTCAGGCTGGACGACGGCAGATTTGAGGTGCTTTTAGTGGAAAACCCTCAGAACATACTCCAGCTTCCGGACGTGGTGGCCAGTCTTTTGCAGAACGGCCATAAATCAAAGCTGGTGAGACATTTTATGGCTTCCCATGTGAAATTCCAGTTTGAAGAACCGGTGGAATGGGTGCTGGACGGAGAATTTGGCGGAAAGAGAAAAGAAGTCGTCATTGATAACCATTGCCGGGCTATACAGATCATGAAGATGACCCATATGCCGCCAAAAAAGAAAACGCAGTCGTAA